One genomic window of Thermodesulfobacteriota bacterium includes the following:
- the phnK gene encoding phosphonate C-P lyase system protein PhnK — translation MRGRVVPKEPDPILRVVNLSKLYGPRLGCWRISFDLWPGEVLGIVGESGSGKTTLLHAISHQVEPSGGQILYRMEGEGWVDLGQIPESKKRHLMRTEWGMVRQNPREGLRMKVSAGANIGERLMALGERHYGRIREEVLRWLDRVEIDPTRATDLPETFSGGMLQRLQLARTLVTSPRLVLMDEPTGGLDVSVQARLLDLLRRLVAELNLSLVLVTHDLSVARLLAHRLLVMKDGEVVEAGLTDQVLDDPHHPYTQLLVSSVLQA, via the coding sequence ATGAGAGGCAGGGTCGTGCCCAAGGAACCCGATCCTATTTTGAGGGTGGTGAATCTTTCGAAATTATATGGTCCCCGTCTCGGATGCTGGAGGATCTCCTTCGACCTCTGGCCCGGAGAGGTCCTGGGGATCGTGGGGGAGTCGGGATCGGGCAAGACGACCCTCCTCCATGCCATCTCTCATCAAGTCGAACCCTCTGGAGGACAAATCCTCTACCGGATGGAGGGGGAGGGTTGGGTTGACCTCGGCCAGATCCCTGAATCCAAAAAGCGTCATCTGATGCGAACGGAATGGGGGATGGTGAGGCAGAATCCGAGGGAGGGCCTTCGCATGAAGGTCAGTGCTGGGGCCAATATCGGAGAGCGGTTGATGGCCCTGGGGGAGCGCCATTACGGGAGGATCAGGGAGGAAGTCCTCCGGTGGCTCGACCGGGTGGAGATCGACCCGACCCGAGCGACGGACCTTCCCGAGACCTTCTCGGGCGGAATGCTCCAGAGACTTCAGCTTGCAAGGACCCTGGTCACCTCCCCACGCCTCGTCCTCATGGACGAGCCGACCGGAGGGCTGGATGTCTCGGTCCAGGCCCGGCTCCTCGACCTGCTCCGGAGATTGGTGGCCGAGTTAAATCTCTCCCTGGTCCTCGTGACCCATGATCTTTCGGTGGCGAGGCTTCTGGCCCACCGCCTGTTGGTCATGAAGGATGGAGAGGTGGTGGAGGCCGGCCTGACCGATCAGGTTCTGGACGACCCTCACCATCCTTATACACAGCTTCTCGTCTCCTCGGTACTTCAAGCCTGA
- the phnL gene encoding phosphonate C-P lyase system protein PhnL has translation MDLRLRAERVIKTFVLHLQGGLNLPVLKGVDLEVGAGECVALCGPSGIGKSTLLRILYGNYQPNDGKVWVYHRENWVDLFRAEPWQVYDIRKHTLGYVSQFLRVIPRVPAVDVVAEPLWRAGATKEEGRHQAMVLLRRLNLPERLWNVSPTTFSGGEQQRVNLARGFIFPYPILLLDEPTASLDETNRRIVVQFIEEAKARGAAIVGVFHDREVREAVSTRRVMVDEGIWS, from the coding sequence ATGGATCTAAGATTACGGGCAGAGAGAGTCATCAAGACCTTCGTGCTCCACCTTCAGGGGGGGCTCAACCTCCCTGTGCTGAAGGGAGTCGACCTGGAGGTCGGCGCGGGCGAATGTGTGGCCCTCTGCGGCCCTTCGGGCATCGGGAAGAGCACCCTGCTTCGGATCCTCTATGGAAATTATCAGCCAAACGACGGGAAGGTCTGGGTCTACCATCGGGAGAACTGGGTGGACCTCTTTAGGGCTGAGCCCTGGCAGGTTTACGATATTCGAAAGCACACCCTCGGCTATGTGAGCCAATTCCTTCGCGTGATCCCGAGGGTTCCTGCTGTCGATGTCGTTGCCGAGCCGCTTTGGCGTGCCGGGGCGACAAAGGAGGAGGGCCGCCATCAGGCCATGGTTCTCCTAAGGCGTCTCAACCTTCCCGAACGACTTTGGAACGTTTCACCCACGACCTTCTCCGGAGGGGAACAGCAGAGGGTCAACCTGGCCAGGGGCTTCATCTTCCCTTATCCGATTCTCCTTCTCGACGAGCCGACCGCCTCACTGGACGAGACGAATCGCCGAATCGTCGTTCAATTCATCGAAGAGGCAAAGGCGAGGGGAGCGGCGATCGTAGGGGTCTTTCATGACCGGGAGGTGAGGGAGGCCGTCTCCACCCGGAGGGTGATGGTGGACGAGGGGATTTGGTCATGA